One region of Flavobacterium sp. KACC 22763 genomic DNA includes:
- a CDS encoding eCIS core domain-containing protein: protein MREFEQKKIANHSPSTFFGPKVQKKLTTGAVGDKYEVEADNVADKVVNKRKTGGLLQSRSEEAVQQKPIAESISTVQKKDLAQEQPLQKKGEKEEDKKVQKKSDKEEDKKVQKKGEKEEDKKVQKKSDKEEDKKVQKKGEKEEDKKVQKKSEKEEDKKVQKKGEKEEDKKVQKKSDKEEDKKVQKKCAECENEDKKAQKKEEKSVQAKLKESNSVNENVENNLNSSKGGGSAMDKNTKREMESGFGADFSGVNIHTDSKAVQMSEELGAQAFTHGNDVYFNKGKYNPNSKEGKHLLAHELTHTIQQTGSKQKSRTIQKSSIENHPEDLQAERPENPQFKGNPPLEKANDNQMLISTGQKGQYVSELQQGLMKAGQSLPKFGADGDFGSETRNAVIGFQAENGLNKIDGIVGPETIGALDNKLVGQKGGDSNCCGEAFQLPQNNNDFNINDSVMSSSTFCSKGNFKITSTANWVTPHNAKHYNILLTAIQGGTIHKTGRRYDVGRTETQSFAVKTKDCIFFKVEVQVINPGGSPNLKGSFNVTN, encoded by the coding sequence ATGAGAGAATTTGAACAAAAGAAAATAGCCAATCACTCCCCTTCTACTTTTTTTGGACCAAAAGTTCAAAAGAAACTAACTACGGGCGCTGTAGGAGATAAATATGAAGTTGAAGCCGACAATGTAGCCGATAAAGTAGTGAACAAACGCAAAACTGGAGGTTTATTGCAATCCCGAAGTGAAGAAGCCGTACAGCAAAAACCTATTGCCGAAAGCATTTCAACAGTTCAAAAAAAGGACTTGGCACAGGAACAGCCTCTGCAAAAAAAGGGAGAAAAAGAAGAGGATAAAAAAGTCCAAAAGAAATCGGATAAGGAAGAAGACAAAAAAGTACAGAAAAAAGGCGAAAAAGAGGAAGACAAAAAAGTACAAAAGAAATCGGATAAGGAAGAAGACAAAAAAGTACAGAAAAAAGGCGAAAAAGAGGAAGACAAAAAGGTGCAAAAGAAATCGGAAAAAGAAGAAGATAAAAAAGTACAGAAAAAGGGAGAAAAAGAAGAAGACAAGAAAGTTCAAAAGAAATCTGACAAGGAAGAAGATAAAAAAGTGCAGAAAAAATGCGCTGAATGTGAAAACGAAGATAAAAAAGCTCAGAAAAAAGAAGAAAAATCAGTTCAAGCAAAACTAAAGGAATCGAATTCTGTAAATGAAAACGTTGAGAACAATCTCAACAGCTCAAAAGGCGGAGGCAGCGCCATGGACAAAAACACAAAGCGCGAAATGGAATCTGGCTTTGGAGCCGATTTTAGCGGTGTAAACATCCATACCGACAGCAAAGCCGTTCAAATGAGCGAAGAACTGGGTGCACAAGCTTTCACACATGGTAACGATGTTTATTTCAATAAAGGAAAATACAATCCAAATTCCAAAGAAGGCAAACATCTGCTCGCACATGAACTCACACATACAATTCAGCAGACTGGATCTAAACAAAAATCAAGAACAATACAAAAATCATCTATAGAAAACCATCCGGAAGATTTACAAGCAGAGAGACCCGAAAACCCACAGTTTAAAGGCAATCCTCCGTTAGAAAAAGCCAATGATAATCAGATGCTTATTTCTACTGGACAAAAAGGGCAATATGTTTCAGAATTGCAGCAAGGTCTAATGAAAGCAGGTCAGAGTTTGCCCAAATTTGGAGCGGACGGCGATTTTGGAAGTGAAACACGAAATGCGGTAATAGGCTTTCAAGCAGAAAATGGTCTGAATAAAATTGACGGTATTGTAGGGCCGGAAACTATAGGAGCTTTAGACAATAAGCTGGTAGGACAAAAAGGCGGTGATAGCAATTGTTGCGGAGAAGCATTTCAACTACCGCAAAATAATAACGATTTTAATATCAATGATTCCGTTATGTCTTCCTCAACTTTTTGCTCAAAAGGCAATTTTAAAATAACCTCTACAGCAAATTGGGTTACTCCACATAATGCAAAACATTACAATATATTATTGACTGCCATACAAGGCGGAACAATACATAAAACTGGAAGAAGATATGATGTTGGAAGAACAGAAACACAATCATTTGCTGTAAAAACCAAAGATTGCATCTTCTTTAAAGTAGAAGTTCAAGTAATTAATCCTGGAGGTAGTCCAAATTTAAAAGGAAGTTTCAATGTAACCAATTAG
- a CDS encoding contractile injection system tape measure protein gives MQNLNKHIINKVFLEINTNSKEKGYYLKDNIDAFLQKEVFALLENYFTEVDSKNPLYSIQLDKLNLDIAINQNLDFEDFKKQILKKITTQVEEIFETEEKNIEGYKLIKPQEKEIESFFHFLETGTNTWWTTLDNNFKIVEDKTINKIINEENFFFKWINAIQKPIVRTRFIKQFSDSQIANIIKKGVLLKKNSTDSRPKIISINAIQKHIETCIAKNQLIPNQRFLIWEIVLLNLLEANNTNNSIVKQKLTELILSVFEFHKKNHFLQHRELLVKEIENQIENQNELELLAHLDVIISIIEKKLDLIILKEKETELNTPSNNQVTIKTDTELKNATETENRIKIENATKAESETEIENAKKTENLTEVENDTKTESERNQENNENLSQDQSSILFKSKDATISDSDKNIETQSNKSKEEINDNHEKAIDKKDSALEKEKGKNENRFDDNDSISESYVDNAGLVLIHPFLKSLFENCRLLDKDNTINNPEVAAHLLHYVATGKEQDYENAMIFEKFLCNIPIAEPIERNIVLSEEMKKEAATMLQAVLSNWDIMKKSSAELLQNEFLQRPGKLNINGDESPVITMERKTQDVLLDKLSWNLSIIKLAWKKRIIYVNW, from the coding sequence ATGCAAAACTTAAATAAACATATCATCAATAAAGTATTCCTTGAGATAAATACCAATTCTAAAGAAAAAGGATATTATCTCAAGGACAATATTGATGCGTTTTTGCAAAAAGAAGTATTCGCGCTTTTAGAAAATTATTTTACTGAAGTGGACTCCAAAAATCCTTTATACAGCATACAATTAGACAAACTCAATCTTGACATTGCTATAAATCAAAACTTAGATTTTGAAGATTTCAAAAAGCAGATTCTAAAAAAAATCACTACACAAGTCGAAGAAATTTTTGAAACAGAAGAAAAAAACATCGAAGGGTACAAACTCATTAAACCACAAGAAAAAGAAATAGAAAGCTTCTTTCATTTTCTAGAAACTGGCACGAATACTTGGTGGACAACTTTAGATAATAACTTCAAAATAGTTGAAGATAAAACAATTAACAAAATTATAAATGAAGAAAATTTCTTTTTCAAGTGGATAAATGCAATTCAAAAACCAATTGTGAGAACACGATTTATCAAACAATTTAGCGACAGCCAAATTGCAAACATTATTAAAAAAGGAGTATTACTCAAAAAAAACAGCACCGATAGCAGACCAAAAATAATCTCGATTAACGCCATACAAAAACACATTGAAACCTGTATTGCCAAAAATCAACTGATTCCAAATCAAAGATTCTTGATATGGGAAATAGTTCTTTTAAACCTTTTGGAGGCAAACAACACTAATAATTCAATTGTCAAGCAAAAACTTACTGAATTGATTTTAAGTGTATTTGAATTTCATAAAAAGAATCACTTTTTGCAACATAGAGAACTTCTAGTAAAGGAAATTGAAAATCAGATAGAAAACCAAAACGAATTGGAATTACTGGCTCATCTTGATGTTATTATTTCTATTATCGAAAAAAAACTAGACCTCATTATTTTAAAAGAAAAAGAAACAGAATTAAATACTCCCTCAAATAATCAAGTAACTATAAAAACTGACACAGAGTTAAAAAATGCAACAGAAACAGAAAATAGAATAAAAATCGAAAATGCGACGAAAGCTGAAAGTGAAACAGAAATAGAAAATGCAAAAAAAACAGAAAATCTAACAGAAGTAGAAAACGATACAAAAACAGAATCAGAAAGAAATCAGGAAAACAATGAAAATCTATCGCAAGACCAGAGTTCGATTTTGTTTAAAAGCAAAGATGCAACTATTAGCGATAGTGATAAAAATATCGAAACCCAGTCAAACAAATCAAAAGAAGAAATTAATGATAATCATGAAAAAGCAATTGACAAAAAGGATTCTGCTTTAGAGAAAGAAAAAGGTAAAAACGAGAACCGATTTGATGACAATGATAGTATTAGCGAATCTTATGTTGACAATGCGGGTTTAGTATTGATTCATCCTTTTTTGAAATCCCTTTTTGAAAATTGCAGACTGCTCGATAAAGACAATACTATAAATAATCCCGAAGTTGCCGCGCACCTCTTGCATTATGTAGCCACGGGAAAAGAACAGGATTATGAAAATGCTATGATTTTCGAAAAGTTTTTATGCAATATTCCGATTGCAGAACCTATTGAAAGAAACATTGTGCTCTCTGAAGAAATGAAAAAAGAAGCAGCCACAATGCTGCAAGCCGTGTTGAGCAATTGGGATATTATGAAAAAATCTTCGGCAGAATTGCTTCAAAACGAATTTTTACAGCGTCCCGGAAAACTGAATATTAACGGAGACGAAAGCCCTGTAATTACTATGGAGCGAAAAACACAAGATGTTTTACTGGACAAATTAAGCTGGAATTTGAGCATTATAAAATTGGCTTGGAAAAAACGAATCATATATGTGAACTGGTAA